In Helianthus annuus cultivar XRQ/B chromosome 8, HanXRQr2.0-SUNRISE, whole genome shotgun sequence, a single genomic region encodes these proteins:
- the LOC110899908 gene encoding leucine-rich repeat receptor-like protein kinase TDR translates to MDHPHRHPPPPPSFLFFFFFMLFLSTASALQSELVALLSLKASLKDPLNSFHEWEVSQSQSESRAGTGPVSVPDSFWCAWSGVTCDPGTRQIHSLDISNRNVSGTIPKNIRYLTGLRFLNISGNQFTGPFPTAIFELPFLQTLDINHNVFSSSFPPGISKLKFLTFFDAYSNSFVGPLPTEFVRLRYLEHLNLGGSYFDGEIPHSYGGFQRLKFLQLAGNALTGQIPATLGRLTSLEHLEIGYNAFSGEVPVQFASFSNLSFLDMSNNNLSGEFPIGVTNLTKLQTLYIFKNNFHGEIPADIGKLESVEILDLSDNSLSGSIPEEISSLKNIKRLSLMNNNLSGSIPEGVGELPMLEYLFLWNNSLTGSLPQKLGMNSKLQRLDVSSNYLSGPIPPNLCLGNTLTKLLLFSNKFSGPLPQSLAKCTSLYRFRIHNNGLNGSIPFGFGSLPNISFMEMSKNSFTGPFPADLSNAPNLEYLNVSENSFEDELPENIWNSPSLQIFSASFSKIKGRIPKFGSCRKLYKIELEGNNLSGGIPLDIDHCVKLLTLNLRDNSISSVIPMEISSLPSITEVDLSHNLLTGTIPSTFGNCRTLEAFNVSYNQLTGPVPSSGIAFSSLHPSSFTGNEGLCGRVINKPCGAEAEPEVKRIQSKKSTGAIMWIMAAAFGVGLFILVAGIRFFRANYHKGFVAEEAETRPWKLTAFQRLNFTADDVVESLSMTGKIIGTGSTGTVYKTEMPGGEIIAVKKLRGKNKETIRRRKGVLAEVEVLGNVRHRNIVRLLGCCSNKECTMLLYEYMPNGSLDDLLHGKNKCDNLVGDWFTRYKIALGVAQGICYLHHDCDPVVVHRDLKPSNILLDGEMEARVADFGVAKLIHCDESMSVIAGSYGYIAPEYAYTLQVDEKSDIYSYGVLLMELLSGKRSVDSEFGDGNSIVDWVRSKVKTKEGTKEVLDENAGGSCSSVREEMLLVLKVAMLCTSRNPTDRPSMRDVVTMLLEAKPKRKSPDSSGRLVINSGGKPQAQKSSVV, encoded by the exons ATGGACCACCCTCACCGCCACCCTCCTCCGCCGCCTTCTTtcctgttcttcttcttcttcatgttATTCTTATCCACCGCATCTGCTCTTCAGTCAGAGCTTGTTGCACTTCTCTCACTAAAAGCATCTTTGAAAGACCCTCTAAATTCATTTCATGAATGGGAGGTGTCACAGTCTCAGTCCGAGTCCAGGGCAGGGACTGGTCCAGTCTCTGTCCCGGACTCGTTTTGGTGTGCGTGGTCCGGGGTCACGTGTGACCCCGGAACACGCCAAATTCATTCGTTGGACATCTCTAACCGAAATGTATCCGGAACAATTCCAAAGAATATCCGATACTTAACCGGTTTACGGTTTTTAAACATCAGTGGGAACCAATTCACTGGTCCTTTTCCAACTGCAATATTCGAACTACCTTTTCTTCAAACTCTCGATATCAACCATAACGTTTTCAGTTCGAGTTTTCCTCCGGGAATTTCGAAACTGAAGTTTCTAACATTCTTTGATGCTTACAGTAACAGCTTCGTAGGCCCATTGCCAACGGAGTTTGTTCGGTTAAGGTATCTCGAACATTTAAACCTCGGTGGAAGCTATTTCGATGGTGAAATTCCTCACAGTTACGGTGGATTCCAGCGGTTAAAGTTCTTACAACTCGCCGGTAACGCTCTCACTGGTCAAATTCCGGCAACATTAGGCCGGTTAACGTCGTTAGAGCATTTGGAAATCGGATACAACGCATTCTCCGGCGAGGTTCCGGTTCAGTTCGCTTCGTTTTCCAATCTGTCATTTCTTGACATGTCAAACAATAATCTTTCCGGAGAATTTCCGATTGGTGTTACAAACCTGACAAAGCTTCAAACGTtgtatattttcaaaaacaattttcaCGGTGAAATTCCGGCGGATATCGGAAAATTAGAATCCGTTGAGATTTTAGATTTGTCTGATAACAGCCTTTCCGGTAGCATACCGGAGGAAATCTCATCGctcaaaaatataaaaagattaaGTCTAATGAACAACAACTTATCCGGAAGCATTCCGGAAGGTGTAGGCGAGCTTCCGATGCTCGAATATCTGTTTCTCTGGAACAATTCACTCACCGGATCGTTACCACAAAAACTCGGTATGAATTCAAAGTTACAAAGACTCGACGTTTCTTCAAACTATCTCTCCGGTCCAATCCCTCCGAATCTCTGTCTCGGCAACACGTTAACGAAATTACTTCTGTTTTCGAACAAGTTTTCGGGTCCGCTTCCGCAGTCTCTAGCGAAATGCACTTCTTTGTACCGGTTTCGTATCCATAACAACGGTTTAAACGGGTCTATTCCCTTCGGATTTGGTAGTTTACCTAACATCTCGTTCATGGAGATGAGTAAAAACAGTTTCACCGGACCGTTTCCGGCTGATTTGTCCAATGCTCCTAATCTGGAGTACTTGAATGTATCTGAAAATTCATTCGAAGACGAGTTGCCGGAAAACATATGGAATTCGCCGAGTTTACAGATATTTTCAGCGAGTTTTAGTAAGATCAAAGGCAGAATTCCGAAATTTGGAAGTTGTAGAAAGCTTTACAAAATTGAACTGGAAGGTAACAATTTGAGTGGTGGAATACCTTTGGATATTGATCATTGTGTGAAGCTACTTACGTTGAATCTACGAGATAATTCGATTTCAAGCGTTATTCCGATGGAGATTTCATCGCTTCCGTCGATAACCGAAGTTGATCTATCGCATAATCTGCTCACTGGTACCATTCCTTCGACTTTTGGTAACTGTCGTACGCTCGAAGCGTTCAATGTTTCGTATAATCAGCTCACGGGACCCGTGCCTTCGTCGGGGATCGCGTTTTCGAGCCTGCATCCGTCGTCGTTCACCGGAAATGAAGGACTTTGTGGTAGAGTTATTAACAAACCATGTGGGGCCGAAGCTGAACCCGAAGTGAAACGGATTCAGTCGAAGAAGTCTACGGGTGCAATCATGTGGATTATGGCCGCAGCGTTTGGCGTCGGTTTGTTTATTCTTGTGGCCGGAATTCGGTTCTTCCGAGCGAATTATCATAAAGGGTTCGTGGCGGAAGAAGCGGAGACGCGGCCGTGGAAATTAACTGCTTTCCAACGGTTAAATTTTACCGCGGATGATGTGGTTGAGAGTTTATCTATGACAGGTAAGATCATAGGGACGGGGTCTACAGGAACCGTGTACAAAACAGAAATGCCAGGTGGCGAGATCATAGCGGTGAAAAAGCTGCGGGGAAAGAACAAGGAGACGATCCGACGGAGGAAAGGCGTGTTGGCCGAGGTGGAGGTATTGGGTAATGTGAGGCATAGGAACATAGTAAGGTTGTTAGGATGCTGCAGCAACAAAGAATGTACTATGTTGCTCTATGAGTACATGCCTAATGGCAGTTTAGATGATTTGTTGCACGGGAAGAACAAATGTGACAATTTGGTCGGGGATTGGTTCACAAGATACAAGATCGCGTTAGGGGTGGCTCAGGGGATTTGCTACCTCCACCACGATTGTGATCCAGTGGTTGTTCATCGTGATTTGAAACCTAGCAACATTCTGTTGGATGGTGAGATGGAGGCGCGGGTGGCTGACTTTGGGGTAGCCAAGCTCATCCATTGCGACGAGTCGATGTCAGTGATTGCAGGTTCCTATGGCTACATCGCCCCAG AATATGCTTATACTTTACAAGTCGATGAGAAAAGTGACATATACAGCTACGGGGTGTTGTTAATGGAGCTCCTTAGCGGAAAGAGATCGGTAGATTCAGAATTCGGGGACGGAAATAGCATCGTTGATTGGGTGAGGTCAAAGGTCAAGACCAAAGAGGGTACAAAGGAGGTGTTGGATGAAAACGCGGGTGGTTCATGTAGTTCGGTGAGGGAAGAAATGCTGCTCGTGTTGAAGGTCGCAATGTTATGTACAAGTCGAAACCCGACTGACCGGCCGTCTATGAGAGATGTAGTGACAATGTTGCTTGAAGCTAAACCCAAGAGGAAGTCACCGGATAGTAGTGGCAGATTAGTTATCAACAGTGGTGGAAAACCTCAGGCACAAAAGTCTAGTGTTGTTTGA
- the LOC110902060 gene encoding uncharacterized protein LOC110902060, producing MDQRIQHVLRRPEVSGRMAKWAIELGAFNITFRTKGPLKGQVIADFLVEMPEEKVVEEIEKAPSKPWTLYTDGASSSEGSGAGLILTDLEGVDMTYALRLEFKSSNNEAEYEALLAGLRLAVKVGAKNVEAHVDSLLVANQVNGEYEAREANMIEYLEQVKQIMALFESCKVEHVPRSKNKKADALSKLASVSFSHLAKEVRVEVLTTPSIATPHVMQVEAPTQTWMTPIINYLVHDVLPVDKAEARKIQINSLQYQMQDGGLYRKTFLGPLLKCLDPEQASYIIREIHYGICGIHAGPKMIVTKVKNAGYYWPGMHESAVKELQQCNECQRHAPISLRAKNEMIPVTATWPFQKWGVDIVGPFPRSSGSAQYLLVAVDYFTNGWRLGHLQLSPVTM from the coding sequence ATGGATCAAAGAATCCAACATGTTCTCCGAAGACCCGAAGTTTCGGGTCGTATGGCAAagtgggcaatcgagctgggtgCGTTCAATATTACCTTCAGAACCAAGGGACCCTTGAAAGGGCAAGTGATAGCTGATTTCCTAGTAGAAATGCCGGAAGAAAAAGTCGTCGAAGAAATCGAAAAAGCTCCAAGCAAACCATGGACCCTATACACAGACGGAGCTTCGAGTTCCGAAGGGTCAGGGGCAGGTTTAATTCTCACCGATCTGGAAGGCGTGGATATGACGTATGCGCTCCGATTAGAGTTCAAAAGCTCCAATAACGAAGCCGAGTACGAGGCCTTGTTGGCAGGGTTACGTCTGGCGGTCAAAGTCGGAGCAAAAAACGTCGAAGCTCATGTAGACTCATTACTCGTGGCAAATCAGGTGAACGGGGAGTACGAAGCAAGGGAAGCCAACATGATCGAATACCTCGAACAGGTAAAGCAAATTATGGCATTGTTCGAATCATGCAAAGTCGAGCACGTCCCTCGAAGTAAAAACAAAAAGGCTGACGCATTAAGCAAATTGGCATCCGTGTCATTCAGTCACCTGGCAAAGGAAGTAAGGGTAGAAGTGTTAACCACACCTTCGATTGCTACCCCCCATGTTATGCAAGTAGAAGCTCCGACCCAAACATGGATGACGCCTATTATCAACTATCTAGTACACGACGTCTTACCAGTCGATAAAGCAGAAGCAAGAAAGATTCAAATCAACTCCCTACAGTATCAGATGCAGGACGGAGGCTTGTATCGAAAGACCTTTCTCGGACCATTGCTGAAATGTCTTGACCCGGAGCAAGCAAGTTACATCATCAGGGAAATACATTATGGCATCTGCGGCATTCACGCCGGACCAAAAATGATAGTGACCAAGGTCAAAAACGcagggtattactggcccgggatgcacgAGAGTGCGGTCAAAGAGCTTCAGCAATGTAATGAGTGTCAAAGGCATGCACCGATAAGCCTTCGGGCTAAGAACGAAATGATACCAGTAACCGCAACATGGCCTTTCCAGAAGTGGGGCGTCGACATAGTCGGCCCCTTTCCACGATCAAGCGGGAGTGCTCAGTATTTGTTGGTCGCAGTAGACTACTTCACAAATGGGTGGAGGCTCGGCCATTTACAGTTATCTCCGGTTACAATGTAA